In a genomic window of Candidatus Dependentiae bacterium:
- a CDS encoding Bax inhibitor-1/YccA family protein — MNFNNRGYSSMMAEGFMSKVYGWMCAGLAVTASTSYYLLEVNRPMLATLKSNFFPVLILMLAAVGIIMYMRYNMAKLSYSTMAVMFLSFCAIEGIALAPVLDFYTSASVFYVFLIASAMFAVMAVYGWMTNSDLSSMGNILFMGLVGIIIANLINIFVQSAQFNLVISCFGVGIFAMLTAYDVQNLKRYSQSMMSSPEDAGKFALMGALSLFLNLINIFMYLLQLFGEQKRK; from the coding sequence ATGAATTTCAATAATCGTGGATATTCCAGCATGATGGCTGAAGGTTTTATGAGCAAAGTCTATGGTTGGATGTGTGCAGGTCTTGCTGTAACAGCATCAACTTCTTATTATCTTTTAGAAGTAAATCGTCCAATGCTTGCTACTTTGAAATCTAATTTTTTCCCAGTTCTTATTTTAATGCTTGCTGCTGTTGGTATTATTATGTACATGCGATACAACATGGCCAAACTTAGTTACTCAACTATGGCTGTTATGTTTCTTTCGTTTTGTGCAATTGAAGGAATTGCGCTTGCTCCAGTTTTAGATTTTTATACTTCAGCTTCAGTTTTTTATGTGTTTTTAATTGCGTCAGCAATGTTTGCAGTCATGGCTGTTTATGGCTGGATGACAAATTCAGATCTTTCGTCAATGGGCAACATTTTATTTATGGGGCTTGTTGGAATCATCATTGCAAATTTGATTAACATTTTCGTTCAAAGCGCTCAGTTTAACTTAGTGATCTCATGTTTTGGAGTTGGTATTTTTGCAATGCTTACAGCATACGATGTACAAAACTTAAAAAGATATAGCCAGTCTATGATGTCTTCGCCAGAGGATGCGGGTAAATTTGCATTGATGGGTGCTTTAAGCTTGTTTTTAAATTTGATTAATATTTTTATGTATCTTTTGCAATTGTTTGGCGAACAAAAAAGAAAGTAA
- a CDS encoding methylated-DNA--[protein]-cysteine S-methyltransferase yields MLLEETSPSLVSCGLPAGSSNNKISDYFTFVDTPIGTMVAIANDVALLALFFVDDDRQDEWTEELSLTAVKSINPVLELIIKELKGYFVDCVARTKFFADVLQCIQSIPYGQIKTYGQIAKEIGKPGASRAVGAANQSNVLLLVIPCHRIVRSDGCLGGYSQGIDRKSWLLGHEQRFLVS; encoded by the coding sequence ATGTTGCTAGAAGAAACATCGCCCTCACTTGTTTCCTGTGGCTTGCCCGCTGGATCAAGCAACAATAAGATTTCAGATTATTTCACTTTTGTAGATACGCCTATTGGAACAATGGTCGCAATAGCAAATGACGTAGCTCTTTTGGCCTTGTTTTTTGTTGATGATGATCGCCAAGATGAGTGGACAGAGGAGCTGTCTTTGACAGCTGTAAAAAGTATAAATCCAGTTTTGGAGTTGATTATAAAAGAGCTCAAAGGTTACTTCGTAGATTGTGTTGCTCGCACTAAGTTTTTTGCAGATGTTTTACAATGCATTCAGTCTATTCCATATGGTCAAATAAAAACGTATGGACAGATTGCAAAAGAGATTGGCAAACCTGGCGCTAGTCGTGCAGTTGGTGCTGCAAACCAAAGCAACGTTTTACTTTTGGTTATTCCTTGTCATAGGATTGTTCGTAGTGATGGCTGTTTGGGTGGATATTCTCAAGGGATTGATCGCAAGTCATGGCTTCTTGGCCACGAGCAACGTTTTTTAGTTTCATAA
- the trxA gene encoding thioredoxin → MPVTITKDNFEKEIKQYDKPVVIDVYATWCGPCQQMKPIFTELAQEFEGRCKFAALNVDEVRDLSIMFGVTSVPTFVFYNNGEMHSKDTGYMSKEALKSRVEEFIASV, encoded by the coding sequence ATGCCCGTTACGATTACAAAAGATAATTTCGAAAAAGAAATAAAACAATACGACAAACCAGTTGTCATTGATGTGTATGCAACTTGGTGTGGTCCATGCCAACAAATGAAACCTATTTTTACTGAATTAGCACAAGAATTTGAAGGACGCTGTAAATTTGCAGCCCTTAACGTTGACGAAGTAAGAGACTTGTCAATTATGTTTGGTGTAACATCAGTTCCAACATTTGTTTTTTATAACAATGGCGAAATGCATTCTAAAGACACAGGATATATGAGTAAAGAAGCTTTAAAATCGCGCGTTGAAGAATTTATCGCATCAGTATAA
- a CDS encoding DUF1761 family protein: MIPVNPILAAAAADMAVGMLWYSDYAFGPLWRKLKKEGNGEYKDLYQRLALQAVASVMVASALYIAIITFQKTQATYSHEAFTKLFSWFLEDKPSTTELIASMKTVGFIWLGFVVPGNLSCAAWSNPMSFVKFGIKVGCKLAQFFAVAAVLSALA; the protein is encoded by the coding sequence ATGATCCCAGTAAACCCTATTTTAGCAGCAGCAGCAGCTGACATGGCAGTTGGAATGCTTTGGTATTCTGACTATGCATTTGGTCCATTATGGAGAAAATTAAAAAAAGAAGGCAATGGCGAATATAAAGATTTATATCAACGCTTAGCTCTTCAAGCAGTTGCATCTGTTATGGTTGCATCAGCTCTATACATCGCAATTATCACATTTCAAAAAACACAAGCAACATACTCTCACGAAGCTTTTACAAAACTATTTTCATGGTTCTTGGAAGATAAACCAAGCACAACAGAACTAATAGCTTCAATGAAAACAGTTGGCTTTATATGGCTTGGCTTTGTAGTTCCTGGAAATCTTTCATGTGCTGCTTGGTCAAACCCAATGAGCTTTGTAAAATTTGGAATCAAAGTTGGTTGCAAACTTGCTCAGTTCTTTGCTGTTGCTGCAGTTCTTTCTGCTCTTGCATAA
- a CDS encoding polymorphic toxin-type HINT domain-containing protein: MKLSTLLYALLFVFPAFIFAGFPSGTQVKIPGGYKSIEKIKIGDLVFAIKPDGHCAITSVVQVASYTWHKYMLIEIDDSVIISVTGQRFYNPIENRWIKAKHIQKDIPLLSGMNDVLYVRSVKKIYEPIEIFDIRLKDVHTFCIGDRDIVVHNFLQLTIGFSIAWGCGVMTFEAFWQACIVGLVAIGLRSCSSQNKPGWKTQAYVHTPAGGKSCEVGSSISGDDKENPAAVSYGSCPGKVVPQELLRPCNHANLQSNISLVCPPKEQADASNIIFSESRSAQLPIGKNISPVHNYPISQHSPGKDCGTISCDPPPKGPNGYFIPAPYHPEYATPGCKSTGPSWHDGQKALDASVEVENKSDKEKKQRVVVYGGKYIVFDQTSPGVYHGHHRLWGKKGALVGLTPKMQNALIGSGMVKDNKGKIIKDAKNNNGT; encoded by the coding sequence GTGAAGTTATCTACTCTTTTGTATGCTTTACTTTTTGTCTTTCCTGCATTTATATTTGCGGGTTTTCCTTCTGGCACTCAGGTTAAAATTCCTGGTGGGTATAAATCTATTGAGAAGATAAAGATTGGTGATTTAGTTTTTGCAATCAAGCCTGATGGACACTGTGCCATAACATCTGTCGTTCAAGTGGCTTCATACACCTGGCATAAGTATATGCTCATTGAAATTGATGACTCGGTAATTATTTCTGTGACAGGACAAAGATTTTATAATCCAATAGAAAATAGATGGATCAAGGCTAAGCATATACAAAAAGATATACCTCTTCTTTCTGGAATGAATGATGTTTTGTATGTTCGATCAGTTAAAAAAATATATGAGCCCATAGAAATCTTTGATATTCGATTAAAAGATGTTCACACTTTCTGCATTGGTGATCGTGACATTGTTGTGCATAATTTTTTACAATTGACCATTGGCTTTTCGATTGCATGGGGTTGTGGAGTTATGACGTTTGAAGCTTTTTGGCAAGCATGCATTGTTGGGCTTGTTGCGATAGGCCTTCGTAGCTGTTCATCTCAAAATAAACCTGGATGGAAAACTCAGGCTTATGTTCATACTCCAGCCGGTGGAAAATCATGTGAGGTTGGCTCATCTATTTCTGGTGATGATAAAGAAAATCCTGCGGCTGTATCTTACGGTAGTTGTCCTGGCAAGGTTGTGCCTCAAGAGCTTTTAAGGCCGTGCAATCATGCAAACTTGCAATCAAATATTTCTTTAGTTTGCCCACCAAAAGAGCAGGCTGATGCTAGCAATATAATTTTTTCTGAAAGCAGAAGTGCTCAGCTACCAATCGGTAAAAATATTAGTCCTGTGCACAATTATCCAATAAGTCAGCATAGCCCTGGAAAAGATTGTGGAACTATTTCATGCGATCCTCCACCAAAAGGCCCGAATGGATATTTTATTCCAGCGCCATATCACCCAGAATATGCAACGCCAGGCTGTAAAAGTACTGGACCAAGTTGGCATGATGGTCAAAAAGCATTAGACGCCTCTGTGGAAGTAGAAAATAAGAGCGACAAAGAAAAAAAACAGAGAGTAGTTGTTTATGGTGGTAAATATATTGTTTTTGATCAAACGTCGCCAGGAGTTTATCATGGACATCATAGGCTCTGGGGTAAGAAGGGAGCCCTGGTTGGGCTAACACCTAAGATGCAAAATGCATTAATAGGTTCAGGGATGGTCAAAGATAACAAAGGTAAAATTATTAAAGATGCAAAAAATAACAATGGAACCTAA